One part of the Glycine soja cultivar W05 chromosome 11, ASM419377v2, whole genome shotgun sequence genome encodes these proteins:
- the LOC114373487 gene encoding dof zinc finger protein DOF2.1-like, translating to MDPSSGQHQQMSSQSLENMLACSKAHQERKPTPQPEQALKCPRCDSTNTKFCYYNNYSLSQPRYFCKSCRRYWTKGGTLRNVPVGGGCRKNKRSSSSSSTSKRVQDQAFTPNVNPLTGLPSLMSYDSNDLTLALARLQKQSCGQLGYDDHDLSMLGNHHTSTPCGDNILGMHHHSSSSSTNPGFLDALRSGFLGTQSNNNMHQNMYYGYGNGDMGEVDNGGGVGVSSSGEMMMMMMPYNNDQEMSIASTQAVTVTTMKQEICNGREQKVLWGFPWQLNGDTNMGELDSGRASNWNGINSSWHGLLNSPLM from the exons ATGGATCCTTCTAGTGGACAACACCAG CAAATGTCTAGCCAGTCATTGGAGAACATGTTGGCATGTTCAAAAGCCCACCAAGAGAGAAAACCAACGCCTCAGCCAGAACAAGCTCTAAAGTGCCCCAGATGTGACTCCACCAACACCAAATTCTGCTACTACAACAATTACAGCCTTTCCCAGCCAAGGTACTTCTGCAAGTCATGCAGGAGATATTGGACCAAAGGAGGTACACTTAGGAATGTCCCTGTGGGAGGAGGGTGCAGGAAGAACAAAaggtcatcatcatcatcttcaacatcaaAGAgagttcaagatcaagcattCACACCAAATGTTAACCCTCTCACTGGCCTTCCTTCATTAATGTCTTATGACTCCAATGACCTCACTCTTGCATTGGCAAGGCTTCAAAAGCAGTCATGTGGGCAATTAGGGTATGATGATCATGATCTTTCAATGTTGGGGAACCACCACACAAGCACCCCATGTGGTGATAATATCCTTGGCATGCATCACCACTCATCATCCTCATCCACAAACCCAGGGTTCTTGGATGCCCTCAGAAGTGGGTTCCTTGGAAcacaaagtaataataatatgcaTCAGAATATGTACTATGGATATGGGAATGGGGACATGGGGGAGGTGGACAATGGTGGTGGGGTTGGGGTTAGTAGTAGTGgagagatgatgatgatgatgatgcctTATAATAATGATCAAGAAATGAGTATTGCATCCACACAGGCAGTGACAGTCACCACCATGAAGCAAGAGATTTGCAACGGAAGGGAACAAAAGGTGTTGTGGGGTTTTCCATGGCAACTCAATGGAGACACAAACATGGGTGAACTTGACTCAGGAAGAGCTAGTAATTGGAATGGCATCAATTCATCATGGCATGGACTTCTCAACAGTCCCCTAATGTAG